A portion of the Sphaerochaeta pleomorpha str. Grapes genome contains these proteins:
- a CDS encoding aconitate hydratase — MGKTLTEKILSSHLEEGCIEAGKPIGIHIDQTLTQDATGTMAYLQFESMGLDRIKNELAVSYVDHNTVQVGFENADDHRYLQSVAASKGIVFSRAGNGICHQVHLERFGAPGKTLLGSDSHTPTGGGLAMIAIGAGGLDVAVAMAGGPFHIISPKVVEIRLSGKLRPWVSAKDVILAVLEHFTVKGNVNCVFEYTGEGVKTLQVTDRATICNMGAECGVTTSLFPSDENTLAFLQAQGRAQDYVPLLADSDAVYDQLFELDLSVLEPLCACPHSPGNIARMKDFAGKKIDQVLIGSCTNSSYTDMKKVADILDGHTVSEHVSLGIAPGSREVLLMLASDGSLAKMIASGARILESACGFCIGNHQSPNTNGISLRTSNRNFEGRSGTKSGQLYLVSPESAALSAIAGTFVDPLGNHGIAYPQVSMPEKFIIDDRMFIFPPLDGSQVEIVRGPNIGNPPINTPLAKNLKGVVAIKVGDKITTDHIMPAGARLKYRSNIPEYSKYVFEPVDPLFPARAAKNRDAGVGNVIVAGASYGQGSSREHAAICPMFLGVKAVVAISIERIHQNNLCNFGIVPLTFKDEKDYLRISEGDELVIDDIVSQISTGTVVLTDKTANLAFSLDCHCTEDQKEMLLAGGLLNVLKGEK; from the coding sequence ATGGGTAAGACACTCACCGAAAAAATCCTCTCGTCCCATCTTGAGGAAGGCTGTATTGAAGCGGGGAAACCGATCGGGATCCATATCGACCAGACCTTGACCCAGGATGCAACCGGTACAATGGCCTACCTGCAGTTTGAATCAATGGGGTTGGATCGAATCAAGAATGAACTGGCAGTCAGCTATGTCGACCATAACACCGTACAGGTAGGTTTTGAAAATGCAGACGACCATCGCTACCTGCAGAGCGTTGCAGCAAGCAAAGGTATTGTATTTTCCCGTGCCGGAAACGGGATTTGCCACCAGGTACACCTCGAACGGTTCGGAGCCCCAGGGAAAACCCTCCTTGGCAGCGACAGCCATACACCTACCGGTGGTGGGCTGGCAATGATAGCCATAGGGGCAGGCGGTCTCGATGTCGCAGTAGCCATGGCCGGGGGACCTTTTCATATCATCAGCCCCAAGGTGGTTGAAATTCGCCTCAGTGGCAAACTTCGTCCCTGGGTGTCTGCAAAGGACGTCATTCTTGCTGTCCTCGAACATTTTACCGTAAAGGGAAACGTGAACTGTGTATTTGAATATACAGGGGAGGGCGTGAAGACCCTTCAGGTGACAGACCGTGCAACCATTTGCAATATGGGTGCAGAATGTGGTGTAACCACCAGTTTGTTTCCTTCTGACGAGAATACCCTTGCCTTCTTGCAGGCACAAGGGAGAGCCCAGGATTACGTACCTCTCTTGGCAGACAGCGATGCCGTGTATGACCAGTTGTTTGAATTGGATCTTTCGGTGTTGGAACCACTTTGCGCTTGTCCCCATTCTCCTGGAAACATCGCCAGGATGAAAGACTTTGCAGGCAAAAAAATCGATCAGGTGCTCATCGGGTCCTGTACCAATAGTAGCTATACCGATATGAAAAAGGTAGCCGATATTCTTGACGGGCATACTGTCAGCGAGCATGTAAGCCTTGGCATTGCGCCGGGAAGCAGGGAAGTCTTGCTGATGCTTGCCAGTGACGGATCGCTTGCAAAGATGATTGCCAGCGGAGCCAGGATTCTCGAAAGTGCCTGTGGTTTTTGCATCGGGAATCACCAGAGTCCCAATACAAATGGGATTTCGCTGCGAACCAGCAACCGTAATTTTGAAGGCAGGAGCGGTACGAAGAGCGGTCAGCTCTATCTGGTAAGCCCGGAAAGCGCAGCCCTCAGTGCCATTGCGGGAACCTTTGTCGACCCCCTTGGCAATCATGGGATAGCCTATCCGCAGGTTTCGATGCCCGAAAAATTCATAATCGATGACCGTATGTTCATATTCCCACCCCTTGATGGGTCTCAGGTGGAAATTGTCAGGGGACCGAATATCGGCAACCCGCCAATAAACACCCCGCTGGCAAAAAATCTCAAAGGGGTAGTGGCAATAAAGGTGGGAGACAAGATAACCACCGACCATATTATGCCTGCCGGAGCCAGGCTGAAATATCGCTCGAACATTCCCGAATATTCGAAATATGTTTTTGAACCTGTCGACCCGCTCTTTCCTGCGAGGGCGGCGAAGAACAGGGATGCGGGTGTTGGCAACGTTATCGTTGCAGGCGCTTCGTATGGACAGGGTTCAAGCCGGGAGCATGCTGCCATTTGCCCGATGTTTCTGGGCGTAAAAGCTGTTGTTGCCATTTCCATCGAACGTATCCACCAGAATAATCTCTGCAACTTTGGCATTGTACCTTTGACTTTCAAGGATGAAAAAGACTATCTGAGGATTTCTGAAGGGGATGAGCTGGTAATCGATGATATTGTCAGCCAGATCTCGACCGGTACGGTCGTGCTCACTGATAAAACCGCCAACCTTGCCTTCTCGCTTGATTGTCATTGTACCGAGGACCAGAAGGAAATGCTGCTTGCCGGTGGGTTGCTCAATGTCCTCAAGGGAGAGAAATAA
- the icd gene encoding NADP-dependent isocitrate dehydrogenase yields MQTHISMENGKIIVPSHPVIPFIEGDGVGKEITSVMKSVVDAAVMKAYGNERKIEWKEILAGQKALDTVGTFLPDETLEAISTYKVAIKGPLTTPVGKGMRSLNVTLRQKLDLFVCLRPVEYFTGVPSPVRHPEKVDMVVFRENTEDIYAGIEWEAGSEAVQKVIAFLSDEMGVSAIRFPQTSAIGIKPVSKEGTQRLVRSAILYALEKKRRNVTLVHKGNIMKFTEGGFRKWGYELAEKEFGAIRDESGRYFIKREGLADLEIKDCICDAFLQNILLKPEAYDVIATMNLNGDYVSDALAAEVGGIGIAPGANINYDSGAAIFEATHGTAPDIAGKNMVNPLSLVLSSEMMLRYLQWDAAADLIRSSVARSIASGNVTQDFFRLLQNEKMPSVLLGTKEFGDTLIENL; encoded by the coding sequence ATGCAAACACACATCAGTATGGAAAACGGTAAAATCATCGTTCCCTCCCATCCGGTCATCCCCTTTATCGAAGGGGATGGAGTAGGCAAAGAAATAACATCTGTTATGAAGTCGGTAGTAGATGCCGCCGTTATGAAAGCCTATGGCAATGAGCGAAAGATCGAATGGAAAGAAATCCTTGCCGGGCAAAAAGCCCTGGACACTGTCGGAACTTTCCTTCCCGATGAAACCCTTGAGGCTATCTCTACGTACAAGGTTGCTATCAAGGGACCGCTTACCACTCCTGTCGGCAAAGGCATGCGTTCCTTGAATGTCACCTTGCGCCAGAAACTTGATCTGTTCGTATGCCTTCGCCCTGTCGAATATTTTACAGGTGTTCCTTCACCAGTTAGACACCCCGAGAAAGTAGATATGGTCGTATTCAGGGAAAACACCGAAGATATCTATGCAGGTATCGAATGGGAAGCAGGGTCTGAGGCAGTACAGAAAGTAATCGCTTTTTTGAGTGATGAAATGGGGGTGAGTGCCATACGGTTTCCCCAAACCAGCGCAATTGGCATCAAACCTGTTTCGAAGGAAGGGACCCAGCGCCTGGTACGGTCCGCTATCCTCTATGCGCTGGAAAAGAAACGCAGGAATGTTACCCTTGTCCATAAGGGTAATATCATGAAATTTACCGAAGGCGGCTTCCGTAAGTGGGGTTATGAGTTGGCCGAGAAGGAATTCGGTGCCATCAGGGACGAGAGCGGGCGCTATTTTATCAAACGCGAAGGCCTTGCCGACTTGGAGATCAAGGACTGCATCTGTGATGCCTTCCTTCAGAATATTTTATTGAAGCCTGAAGCCTACGATGTCATTGCCACCATGAATCTCAACGGGGACTATGTTTCCGATGCCCTGGCTGCCGAGGTCGGGGGGATCGGGATTGCCCCTGGTGCGAATATCAACTATGACAGCGGCGCTGCAATCTTCGAGGCAACCCACGGGACAGCACCCGATATAGCCGGAAAAAACATGGTTAATCCTCTCTCGCTGGTACTGTCGTCTGAAATGATGCTTCGGTACCTGCAATGGGATGCCGCTGCCGATCTGATACGGTCGTCAGTTGCACGCAGCATTGCAAGCGGTAACGTAACGCAGGACTTTTTCCGGTTGCTCCAGAATGAAAAAATGCCTTCTGTGCTGTTGGGGACAAAGGAATTCGGGGATACTCTGATAGAAAACCTATAG
- a CDS encoding MFS transporter: protein MEFTKEKTASIQFWVLNISSFIAQLTIAMVNLAMVYHLKAFFGLTADKIGIATSISTATYLVFCIAGASYCTNFRPRNLVEISLAGMAVSVAVFVSATNLAVAYVSLAFYGAFMSLLWPQIEGWFSRGKEGRELNHVTNAFNFSWSFGVGFSSFVAGILVERSTTLPFYTALVLFGFVFLVIYLSSVLVPGIRSVASEKTERQQSQLKDNSTILRYYCWIGLIIVYSGMSLILTIFPLYAKEVLKISESTTGLLLLIRGVTTCFSFMALGLTGFWQFHKRYIFLTQILFSILCLAAVKIESISGYAVFFFLFGIVFAAGYDQSMFHGVSGCLNRSERMIVHEVLLTVGTIFGAVFGGYIYERFSFQTVLLLFGVIAGSVVFLEMAVALVLQRKQSVEQA, encoded by the coding sequence ATGGAATTCACAAAAGAAAAGACTGCATCCATACAGTTTTGGGTATTGAATATTTCATCCTTTATCGCCCAGTTGACCATTGCGATGGTCAATTTGGCTATGGTATACCATCTGAAGGCTTTTTTCGGTTTGACCGCCGATAAAATCGGTATTGCCACGTCGATCAGTACAGCTACCTATCTGGTATTCTGTATCGCAGGGGCCTCTTACTGTACCAATTTCCGGCCAAGGAACCTCGTTGAAATATCCCTTGCCGGGATGGCTGTCTCGGTAGCGGTTTTCGTCTCAGCTACCAACCTTGCCGTTGCCTATGTGAGCCTTGCCTTCTATGGTGCCTTCATGAGTCTTCTGTGGCCCCAGATCGAGGGGTGGTTTTCTCGGGGAAAGGAAGGCAGGGAACTGAATCATGTTACCAATGCTTTCAATTTTTCCTGGTCGTTCGGGGTTGGCTTTTCTTCATTTGTCGCAGGAATCCTGGTTGAGCGTTCCACGACACTTCCGTTCTACACAGCCCTTGTCCTGTTCGGTTTCGTGTTTCTGGTAATCTATCTCAGCAGTGTACTGGTTCCCGGTATACGCTCGGTTGCAAGCGAGAAAACCGAAAGGCAACAGAGCCAACTGAAGGACAACAGCACGATTCTGCGGTACTACTGTTGGATCGGCTTGATAATAGTATATTCAGGGATGAGTCTCATCCTAACCATATTTCCGCTCTATGCCAAGGAAGTCCTGAAAATCAGCGAAAGTACGACTGGCCTTCTGCTGCTCATTCGCGGGGTTACGACGTGTTTCAGTTTTATGGCTTTGGGACTCACCGGTTTCTGGCAGTTCCATAAACGGTATATTTTCCTGACCCAGATTCTCTTTTCAATCCTTTGCCTGGCGGCAGTCAAAATCGAATCTATCAGTGGGTATGCCGTTTTCTTCTTTCTCTTTGGCATCGTATTTGCGGCAGGCTATGACCAGAGCATGTTCCATGGGGTAAGCGGATGTCTCAATCGATCAGAGAGGATGATTGTCCACGAGGTCCTGCTTACCGTAGGAACTATCTTTGGTGCCGTTTTCGGTGGTTATATATATGAGCGGTTCTCATTCCAGACAGTGCTGCTTCTCTTTGGGGTAATCGCAGGTTCTGTGGTGTTCCTTGAAATGGCAGTGGCCTTGGTCTTGCAACGAAAACAAAGTGTTGAACAAGCCTAA
- a CDS encoding transporter substrate-binding domain-containing protein has translation MKKIAIVLLALLLCCTSVVFAQGQKETGEQNSYVFAANCAWPPLEFVDENGDVVGFEIDLVNEIAKLTGKTITIRNVAWDGIFAGLANGAYNAVASGVSVTEERKPSMDFSTPIMTITQAIIAPKSVNDLIDVTSLHGKTVGVQLGTTGHIYFEDYLKANPKANINVMAYDEIGFGVEDLLNGNLDCVVTDSVIASDYVLANANYSGKLHVTGTASNVGEPIAIAIKKGDAALLKLVNDSLVTLEKNGTMQSLRTKWNIL, from the coding sequence ATGAAAAAAATTGCAATTGTATTACTTGCTTTGTTGCTTTGCTGTACCTCAGTCGTATTTGCCCAAGGCCAGAAAGAGACCGGCGAGCAGAATTCCTATGTATTTGCTGCCAACTGTGCTTGGCCTCCCCTTGAATTCGTTGACGAGAACGGGGATGTCGTAGGATTTGAAATCGACCTGGTCAACGAAATTGCCAAGCTTACCGGCAAAACCATCACGATCAGAAACGTTGCCTGGGACGGCATATTTGCCGGGCTGGCCAACGGTGCCTATAATGCAGTTGCCTCAGGGGTATCCGTCACTGAGGAAAGAAAGCCTTCCATGGACTTCTCCACCCCGATCATGACCATCACCCAGGCTATCATTGCACCAAAGTCGGTTAATGACCTCATCGATGTCACCTCTTTGCATGGCAAAACCGTCGGCGTACAGCTTGGAACCACCGGCCATATCTACTTCGAGGATTACCTTAAGGCAAACCCGAAGGCAAATATCAACGTAATGGCCTATGATGAAATCGGATTCGGCGTAGAAGATCTTCTCAATGGCAATCTCGACTGTGTAGTTACGGACTCTGTCATCGCAAGTGACTATGTCCTTGCCAATGCAAACTATTCAGGCAAACTCCATGTCACGGGAACTGCCAGCAACGTTGGCGAACCGATTGCGATTGCAATCAAGAAAGGTGATGCAGCCCTCTTGAAACTGGTAAATGACAGTCTCGTAACCTTGGAAAAGAACGGGACCATGCAGAGTTTGAGAACCAAGTGGAATATTCTCTAG
- a CDS encoding basic amino acid ABC transporter substrate-binding protein: MKKAGMFLAIALVSIGCLFAGGTKEAKNGYVFAADATWPPLEFVDNGTLTGFEVELMPLIGEKVGVPMTVKNIPWDTIFAGLANGAYDGVSSGVTVTEERKNSMDFSTPILQAGQVVIIRTTDKSTVKGIENLTGKKIGVQIGTTGDFALENYQVTKKVYDDIGLAIEDLLNGNLDAAVCDSLIASDFVLANANYSSKLTVAGEPFTQEDIAIAVKKGNTELLNLVNKGLQMMKDDGSFDALKQKWNLL; this comes from the coding sequence ATGAAAAAAGCAGGTATGTTTTTGGCCATTGCATTGGTCAGTATTGGATGTTTGTTCGCAGGCGGGACAAAAGAAGCAAAGAATGGGTATGTTTTCGCCGCCGATGCCACCTGGCCTCCCCTCGAATTCGTCGACAATGGCACTCTGACCGGTTTTGAAGTTGAATTGATGCCTCTCATCGGCGAGAAAGTCGGTGTTCCCATGACCGTGAAAAACATCCCCTGGGATACTATTTTCGCAGGTCTTGCCAATGGGGCCTATGACGGAGTCTCTTCAGGCGTAACGGTTACCGAGGAACGCAAGAATTCCATGGACTTCTCTACCCCAATCCTCCAGGCAGGTCAGGTGGTAATCATCCGCACAACTGACAAATCGACAGTCAAGGGCATTGAAAACCTTACCGGGAAAAAGATCGGTGTCCAGATCGGAACTACCGGTGATTTTGCTTTGGAAAACTACCAGGTCACCAAGAAAGTCTATGATGACATCGGACTGGCCATCGAAGACCTGTTGAACGGCAATCTCGATGCTGCTGTATGTGATTCCCTCATTGCCAGTGATTTCGTGCTTGCCAATGCCAACTATAGCAGCAAACTGACGGTAGCCGGCGAACCCTTCACCCAGGAAGATATCGCCATTGCAGTGAAGAAAGGAAATACAGAATTGCTCAATCTGGTCAACAAAGGCCTGCAGATGATGAAAGACGATGGGTCTTTCGATGCCTTGAAGCAGAAATGGAATCTTCTGTAA
- a CDS encoding divergent PAP2 family protein: MNNDILHNIPFIAAALAVIIAQASKPFINAIVDHRFDWSLLHSTGSMPSSHTAGVIALLTGIGMTEGIGTVDFAISMTFAAIVIHDAMGVRREAGKQAEVINEWSRILSDLHREGQFTPENLKTMLGHSFSQVVGGIVVGLVVGFSITGYILAH; this comes from the coding sequence ATGAACAACGATATCCTGCATAACATACCTTTTATTGCGGCTGCCTTGGCCGTTATTATCGCACAGGCTTCGAAACCCTTCATAAACGCAATCGTTGACCACCGATTTGACTGGTCACTGCTCCATAGTACCGGCAGCATGCCTTCAAGCCATACAGCGGGAGTCATTGCCCTTTTGACCGGTATAGGAATGACCGAAGGGATCGGGACTGTAGATTTTGCCATTTCCATGACCTTTGCCGCGATTGTCATCCACGATGCCATGGGAGTGCGTAGGGAAGCTGGAAAACAGGCAGAGGTCATCAATGAATGGAGCCGCATCCTCAGTGATCTCCACAGGGAAGGCCAATTCACCCCGGAAAACCTCAAGACTATGCTGGGTCACTCATTCAGCCAGGTTGTCGGGGGGATTGTCGTAGGCCTTGTCGTAGGGTTCTCGATAACAGGATACATTCTCGCCCACTAA